The following is a genomic window from Episyrphus balteatus chromosome 1, idEpiBalt1.1, whole genome shotgun sequence.
aaattccacaacatcctatccctgcttatgacaatatcaaaaatttcatgtttccacaaaacaatttttttccgataactaatttcttaataaaaaagtaACCATTCAGCTTTTGATTAAACCAAACGAAAATAGAAGTTCTTTGTGATTTCTCATATAGAAGTAAATTGATGGAAAGTTAAACATGAAGTTTTTAGTAACGTACAGTTCATATCTATTTATGAGTTCCCATTCCTGGCtgattttgaggtattttgAAGTATCAGTGCGGTTGGGTTCAAGAGTTCAGGACCAATAGCCCAAAGCTATGattgaaatgtatttgaatcaaaaactaaaaacatctcttgtgtcgaaaaaaaaatcgaattcttCATGCATATTTTCACACCAAACAATCACTAACAAAACAAGGGCAATATCCCCAAGGATATACTATTATAACACAGGTTTGAGGTTGCACAtgcatttgaaatatttatttttgctgaCATTTGTAAAGGAAAAATCAAACTATATAAATAAAGAAGTagctagttttttttataagcgTATATCTAACTATAACTACGTCTTAATTATTCTATTTGagtaaatattgaaataataaataaacggTAGTAAAGAATATAATTTGCATAATCACCCTGTTGAGTATACATTTTCACagaatttctaagaaaaaaacatacatttcacaacttttcttttaattagATGCTTTGTGTTAAAAGAAAATTGCAATTTAAACGTTTCTTTTGAAATCTTAATTTTGTGCTATAAATCTTTTTGCAGTTGAAAAAGGTCTTCCGTAGACATTAGATGCATTTAACGGTTATCCctattgtttgaaaaatgatATATCGCAAATACGGTATTTTTATCATAACGCTTAATTTATTGTTTATGGAAAGCCTTAAGATAGTTGAGACTTACAAATCAGtagatttattaaattttaactatGGCACTCAATTACCAACCGAGGAgtcatatttaatgaaaaagaaTGAGATTATTCCACATCGCAGATCGAAGCGTTATATTGCATTTCCCGAAGGATCTTCATTTACTGTATGTATTAGTTTGTATATCGAATACATTATTGAACCCCAGAAAAGCTTATAACTGaacaaagtgtaaaatctttatatttatgtgttttctatttattaaattacaaaaataaaagaatatattACGGTATTCTTATAAGTTTACATTCAAGTTAGTTCGATAAAATTGAATGTagctttgaaaaatgttttgcatACTCTGATTGGCAGTGTTTACCTCAAAATAGAATGCGGACTTCAAACTTCTATGATCGTTTGTGGGTGAATATCGgtattttggtttaatttgaTTGACGTATATtgcaatagattttttttatttttatattagcaAGATCCCAGTATTTTTTGAAGATATCCTGTCTTTTTGTGGAAATGCTCAGACCGAAGAAAGATTTTTAAGAATCAGCAATTAGCATACCTTGTATTAACTATAACTGCAGTCAATTCTTAATAACGCGAAAGAGAGTGGTCATTAGATCCGTGTCCAGATGAAAAATCTGTCAATGtcctttttaagcatttttcaGGAGAGCTATTCGTTGCTGAAAGTTTGAAATAGCTTTGCTCTCCGTAACCGATTGCAAAAATGTAGTTGATCATAGAAAAAGTGTAGATAGTGTGTGTAAAAAGTTGGTAAATTGCCAGCGTAAGGGAGCAAAACATTTTACATGTAGCgactgaaaaaatatgatataaaaaaaacacttacctAATGACTATGCCCACCTTCAAAAACTTGCAATAacgaaaaattatgaaaaagaagctctgtaaaaataatattgtaacattttaaacaaattcaaaaaaaatcacgaacCGAAATTTTCTAATACAATGGTCTTTGTAATAATCTTGATAAGGAGCGAGTATAGTGTTTCTTCTTCGTTTTCAGTTTAATAGTAGAATAGAAGCTGTGTTTTTTCGTGGTAACTCACTAACTCAGTACTTAGTTCACTAAAATTTAGCACGGTAAACATTTTATATATGGGTCATTTTATAAGAACCTTATCCATTATATTTTTAACCAATTAACGCATTCTCTTTCTGTATGTTTCCTTCTCCTTTGCGTTGAGTTTTCTAATTCTTTTTGGGCCATCCTTTCAATCGAAAATATGGATTCTGTTTTCAATACAGTTCCATTAAGTTATTTTAGTGTTccgtgatataaaaaaaaatgtttttttcattcgcATTTCTATTATGTCAACATCACGATCATTTGGCAAAAATGAATGTCCGAATCAGCGTTACCGctaagcgactttagtcgctattagcgacctttttgaagccttagcgaccaagcgacgactttttattcaaagcgaccttttcaccaattttattatagcgacttttttttctaaaaattgtatttcttttttacctcTCGTTCTGAAAGTATTCTGAGATTGTTGAAAGCACGATCGATGGACTCAGAATATGTTATTTTATTCTGATCGCGCTCTAAGCAGACCGAGTTGAATGCTGAACAAGCATTTAgcaatataaattgaaaaaaatttcaaacaaataaaataatggtgcaagagtgcagtagtcggtctagttttgaattttaatttaaaacattgatttaatggcttgagaagataaaaaagattgaaatttttgctttttttgatgaaaactgattgggttcaaaaaattctagctctttttgtagatgtcgtgcaGACATGGTTGATAAGAATATTTACAgcgcaaaaaataaaatttatataataaaaatggattttttctaAGTATGGCCTTATtccttagaaaaaatattaaactttttaatggcgTAATTTTTCTATAAGttgttcatatacaaaaattggtataatgagaagagaaaaaaaaaggtatttcatttagctttttcttgtaaattatgataggattcaaaaagttattccgtttttccCCAAATCACACATCTTTAGTTTAAGTACTTTACTATAAGATTTATtatatcttataattttttttacaagaaagttggcaaataaataattattagataatttttttaacaaaagcacatgacctgttttcttatgacgtatAACggaaaatcatcgtccgtaaaccggctttgcAGCGACCActttttagtttctaattttgttaattttttgttgttaataaaaactttgtttcaagacaacttgtgtttatttttctatgtaaaaacatatgaaaacggtttagcgacccatttttttttcatatagcgactttttcgacaaaaaagcgacttttttagcgacctttcaaaaattttcaacggtaacgctgGACTCCGAATACCATAAATTTATGGTcagtaattaaaaatgttattattagAAGACTGCAGAGctggttttaggggggggggcagcctgggccgtcgcccaggggcgccgcaggcgccccgaacttttacaaaagttatataaataacgaagtctttccaatcgatgttttattttttttttacattcacaaaggcgccccaatttttttctattttacattttcaacggcgctcgtattgtttgtcttaaactttttgaagaatgaaggcgccccccaattttgggttagtttatttggcttccggaaggctaatggtgtccaaaatcttcgttcatctttgaagaacaaggcgccccaatttcttttgaaagactaaagcaatctttatattcctcctaccaatttaatttttgcaaaggtgcccagggttcggacttcagtttcaaaatttcgaagcaaatttgaaaaaaaagtgaagtagatccaaaatttcggaagtagattttaaaattaaactttcataacatttatttacaaaaattattttttaacaaaattatttttctttactttttttattatgatcgTTTCCAAAAAAACCTTTCATATCTAGTGGTTGTAACGGTGCTTTGGGGCAAAACGGGTAattcagcataatctaacaaatttttgatcaggaattcttcaaaatcattcaaaattactttgataaacctatttatgtgttgaattcgaagaatagttgacctccattcatcttttgagatttcagttgagctttatttctcaatgcctcgaccagatttaaaattgaagttaaatccctttgtctaaatttattatttgaaaaatatttttcaatcaagaaatagaagtagatcctgaaaaagagaagtagggaagtagattttatttttttcccaaaatcgaagtaaatctacttcgatcgaagtaaagtccgaaccctgaaggtgcccctataataatgaataaggaaagagaagggagacggacagaatcccgaaattaaaaatccagaaagcccaaaatccagaaacccctaaattccgaaaacccaaaaacacaaaatcccgaaaacccacaatcaCAAAattcgaaaacccaaaatccagaaatgccaaaaactgacagcttctccatttctcataaaaactacgtttgtgtgtgagaataaaaaaataggtctgttcgttgttccctcctccagggcactctaagtcatttcaattaactgtgaaaaaaatcagagtttctcgggttttcattttacatcgaacacctcagagctttagtttcatcagcgaacatcgaacacagaggaaattactctggttgaaaaaggagctacaaaaaacgcttgacaacgaattcagagccacccagagtgccctagagctcacaacgaacaaaccaaaTACTTAtaaatacagatattaaattttagaattgggtggaagctagttttttattggatttcagaatgagtgaatcattgagtgattccaatcgaaaacgacattaatgtacctagttgaaaaagtttttgaaaaaatattgttcaaataaaaccaactgtacctaatctttaaatgtgtttaaacaaaaaagtcagagataaaggtagtcttgtcaatggagcctaaatgacatgaataattaattttttttttaaggggtaataacaccttgtaaactacgaaatcgagcgtcattttcattatcgtataaaacaaagaagaaatattattttcttttggtgtttgtttagtttagttaagtatattaataggtaacagaatagggtaatgttaaattttttaatgttgtgaaattttttaaatggcggtgtagttcaggattaTAGAAAAATCCTGTGCTTCCATCGGGCGACCAggtaactcctacagtttttaaccgattgggctaaaattttgtgtggagatTAAGATTACTATTCTCTTAAAATatggcaaaaaaatttaaccaactTCCTTGCTCAATAAAACCAGAATTCACTTtggtacaaaaacaaatatctgCACATACAAGAATGTCAACTTAAAAATGTCCTTATCGATATGCCAATTcaattgttattaaaaatttctcAGACCTTTTTGCCCGCAGTATAGAATATTTCCAATTTTCATATAAgacccagtcgtgtattttattttacttagcaATTTTCAAGATTGAAGACCTTTTAGCATAAAATTTTGACTGTTTTCATTTTGCtgaatgtaattttttgttttcataagtACCCACAATCCACATAATGTATCTAAAGAAATACTCATAATCAGACAAATAAATGTCACGTTTTATGAGAGCTGAGAGAGAGGAAAtcccttttttctttttaagtatCTAATCCACTTTATTGGCACTTGCCGGTTCCGCACATGAAATAATCCTTGCAAATTGACATTTCCTTAATAAATCCAAGTAGACgatgtgtttttgttgtttttttttgttcaacttaaTGCTTTAAAGACTTATTCAACACTGTTATCCTAATTTGCATATCCAACACAAAAACAGTAAGCTGACATCCGTGTTTATTTGTATTACCCCAACAAAAACACACATAATAAAgactttttgaattaaattagatCATTTTGTTCATTTGTGTTAATATTGTTCTTCTTGTTCCTGTCTTCCATCCGTTCCGCATCCTTCCTTAGGACAAATCCCATTAGTATCTCACTTTCTCTATTTGTTAAAACAATGCAAAACCACATttacataaaataatatttttttagtgtgCAGTCTGTTTCACTGTCGGGGTAGTGGGAAGTCCTAGAATCAACTATTTGAGTTATGGTCTCAATTGGGGCATTGCATATGACCTGCCTAACGAGACCTGGATAATTGACCATTTGCATGGTTTTAGCAACACACGTCAGCCGTCGCTTGCGGTGTTGAAACGTCGCAATCGCAGATCATTGTATCATTCAATTGAGAATTTGATTGACAGGTGgttgttttataataataatctaATATAATTGGAATAAATTTATGTTCTGATATTTTATATGGGGGAAATTGAATAATAATATTGATAATTTTGATTTCAGAATGGGATATAATGGACGAGATTGTGTACTGCGGGCGCTATGTGAGAGCAGGCAATTCTTCCAATCGAAAAAGCTCGGAATGATACCGGAATTAATAAGGACGATTTTTTCGTGAGTTCGcataaatatattgatttacctaataagttttttgtattaaatattttttgttttttgctttcaGTTTGCCCAAAACAAGACTACTTACAAGAGAGATTGAAGAACATTCAGATATTAAACATTACAATGATGCCTATTTTCGAGATGAAGACGAAGATTGTGAGTTGAGATATCCGTGTTCTTTTTCGTTATTGGAATTAGCTATGGGAAGATATTCTGAACCGTCAGAGCACTTTTATGGAGActattaaataaagaaataaatggaATTCGGGTTTTTATTTCGTCAATtactatatataatatatattatttcaatttttagaatGATACTTTCTCTTAAGTTAGAGACTAAAAATGCAGCAAGAAAGAAGTTTAGAACACTTTTTGCTGCACAATATAGTACCAGTACCATCGGATACGAGAACCATCTACATGAAATATCGTATCTTTCTTTGGAACAGTGTTTTTTTAAACGAGTTCTATAAAATCGAACAAGGGACAAGCAtggaaaattttgaagtttttcttGTCAATCTTGAAATCCGTCGTAAGACCAAACTACCCAGATTTTGAGCTAGTTATATGTATTACAGATCAAAACTTACTTGAAATTTATCCGAATTTTAACATTGTAATTTGCTTAATTCTAACAATACCCCTACAAGgagatttataaaattaaaactaataaaaacatACTTGAGGAGTTAAATGTTGAAGCGAATATAGCTTTGAAAATCGATTACAACAAACTAATTGAGGAATTTAGTCATGCTAAAAGCAGATAACATACATGCATTGCATATgcatacttttaaaatttttcaggaAGCTTAGTTGATTAAATCCTTGGCACTTGGCGTCATCacgacaaataaaaacaaagtggGTTGACGGCTGAGTAAATCAACTCAATAAATTACTACCAATATTGCCGTGAGATAACGGAAATAATAGCGTCCTACACTAAAATCAACGTCGGTGGAGTAGGAAAAATGATGCAATTCGTTGAAACTTTTCTTACCACAACAAATTATAGGACGCACAATAATTACAACCGTGGTTTTACTACTGAATTGTAAAGAGGACAAAGTCGGAAGCTTATAAGGTGAACTCTAAATGCAAGACAGATTTGTGAATCCCAAAGACCAGTCAATTTTGTACCCATAGCGCTCGGCAATATACTACATAATATGGGTGTTGTTAATTCACAAAATAACCAACCACAGCAAAGCTGAATATTTTGCAGCAAATGAAGCAACAAATACCGACGATTAATAATTTAGAAAACCACTTTTGACAGTACTGGTCACCTTCGGTGTTGCCAGAGCCGGCTATTTATAGCCAAGCAGGCTCCttgaacaaaaattgtttgcgtTTTACATGaccagggataggatcttgtggacctaaaaattaaaaaaaaaggcaaaataaaactcccaaaaaggcgaaaaaggcatttattgagagaaaGCATGTacctaatataaaaattaattgtagtaattttcaacaatcatgagtttttttttaatttaaggtaaAAAGCGCCAACGACGAGTCAATTTTTGGCGTGCGGCAAAGCTTTtcaactcgtgtgaacgtaagctgCAAGTCAAGCTATATATCgcgcggctaaaatcgacttgtgaaaagtcggcataagagtgctttaaaggagctaaagattcaattaaataaaattaaagcacTCGACATTACCCACTTCAACATTTGCCGGGAGCTCTTGATTTCTGTCCCCTCAATATCACTCAATTTACTTGTTCAACTCTCTCGAGTATCCTATTGCccaaaaaaactgatttgtacttctcaacaacatcttttgcgactgcccCTTTCGCGGCTTCCAAATATCTCTTGATTGTCAAAATCTGGAAAACTTCTCCAATCGAatattgtaaattgagtaagttagcttttgaaccctgatACGTGTCGGTTGCGGGCCGCGCAATAGAACATAGAAGGcaataaatggtagcaatagcagacaaacaagttgcataggtagatctttttgctaaaaagataaaacacataaaaaaggcaataacaagagaaaaggcaaaaaaaggcaataacgaaagaaaaggcaaaataaaatacatatatttggcacgagggggacgtgaaacgtgtttgtttttaatctatagtgTCGTAtgattgagcaagtaaaaaggcaaattccacaacatcctatccctgtaCATGACTCAAgctcaatgaaccgtagtgtaaaaaaaatgcactacgatgtttcggcaagttactttaaaagttggtttgttcaattctcttttcaaaatggtataacattagtgagaatattccataaataccagagataacattttttttttttgagaaatccgatttttttattatgtaataATTCCATATTAGTTaggttttgtaccctttcagaacctttcagaatgcaaaaacttaaataatatgcaaaaattacctaataaaaaagtcggaaattttatctcggttatttatggaatattctcaacaatgttataccattttgaaaagagaaacatcgtagtgcatttttttttacactacggttcattgaattagagtcatgtaaaattttttagtacttagttgggcaaaaaagtaatatttgctttaaaactgatgcagctgagttaaaatttctgaaagcatttggtagcagggttattcaaggttccgtaacaaaagaaaaaactgagaaaaattaagatttgtagtcacggcacatgaaaaaccgtcacagggtgaccattttttcaaatgcccataactcacaaaatatatggctgcgattttttttattatttttatgataactgtcaccacctaccctatctacggTTTTTGTATAAGgcattaaaatagaaaaataaacctATGGGAGGTAAATATTCGCAGACAGAACATTTATCTAATATTCTCTTTTATATTGCCAAtgggtattttaaaattaaactttttctattttatcaAAATGAAAGAAACGAAGttcttatttaaataaacaattggAGTTGTGACAAAATTCCATTTCTTTGTCTTCATTATGAAAAACTAGTTTGTTCCTGGTTCCTGCatagaaaactgaaaattaaaaacttattgAAGTGTCTTTCAGCTAAAAAACACCCCGAgatatatttcgttttttttttttaatctcacaCAGAATGTTTTATTTGTTGGAATAACTTATTTTAATTGACAGAAAACAAGAATAATAAAAGTTCTGCTTTTCAATTTGCATTTCACAAACCATACTAAGCAAGACTCTGTGTTTCACTAAAAAGCAAACCAaagcaaagttaaaaaaagaaaaaaataaaagaaaaaaaataaatcaaaaagatACACACAATTTACCTACTTAACGTTTATAAAAGGCACGAAGTTGACTGCTTTCGAAGCACAGTCAAGTCAACATTGTGCCACTAAGGAACGTGAAGTTTTGAGAAATGAGAAACTGCCTTGTcgtgttcttcttcttcttcttcttctctctCTGGTGCATTTATTTGTCTGTTCGCGGTTTAAAATTAGCACATTCCGGAGTGGAAGTCGTGCAAAATACAAGTAGTTCCTCTTGCACTTCTTCTAACAACTGTAACGGCAGCAAAGTTAACTGCAATAGCAACCAAAACCTAAGTGAAGTTGAGCAGCAAGTCCATAGGAGAAGTaaaagatatttattttttgaaaagggttCTTTTGTGTCGGTAAGAGTATTAAGCTAGAAATTTATTCCTCGACAGTCTAATGGAAcgcttttgtgttttttttttgttttgttcaggTGACAACAGCTGCAGTTAAGTCTATTCTCCCAGCAATTCCAAGAGGATTTAATATTATTGTTGAGGAAAGTTTATATTATGAACTACCTACGTCTCTAATGCTGCCaaaaaagaatattatgaaGCCAGTTGGaaagacaaaaaataatttagtgaAGGCGCCGGCAAAGACAAATGATTTTCATAAACATGGacataaaaattatgattttaacGAATGGAATAATTTTCCAAACTATGGATATCCAAAATATTACCATAATAATGAGAGAAACTATGTTCAGCATCCAGAGTATGATCCTAATGTTAAGAGGCGAAGGTTACGAGATGTTGGTGAAGAATTAGCTTCTTTAATCGATATTGATGCACTTTTCTTtcaagaaattgaaaattttgctaAAAGGTGGGaggtttttcaattttgttacgatttttttttttaaattttgaatctttttttttgtattttgaagacTTGGATTTAATGGCCGATATTGTGTTATGAGAACATTATGTGAAGCTAAACATCTTCTGTTTGCCGAAGGACAATCATTGTTTCACGATATTATAAGAATAATTCTAGAGTGAGgagcatttttgtttaaaaattttaccaAATTGATTGACTTTTATTTCTTTGAAGGTCTTCTTTGCCAAAAATTGAAAAGGATCCAAAATATTACAAGGCATGGAATATAGAACATTTAATGGATTGTGCGAACTTATATGGACCACATTGCAAGAtcagttttattgattttttcacaTATCAAATTCATGGGCCTTcgaactgaaaaattataaatttttaaaataaacagaacttcaatttattttaaaattaaaattgttttgcgTTTAGTTTAATTGATTTGACGCACTATGTACCTAAAAGAAACATCTGTTGAAACTAAGAtccaatgtaaaaaaaaaaactttttaatgagaTGAAAAGCACCAGATAATGGCATAGTTACGCCTCAAAGCTGACtaacaacaaagaaaaaagaagagttGAAGGGAATAGCTTTAGGACTTTCCATAATGGAATCTTCTTGGTCCTTGGTGGAAAAGTAAACCCAATTCgtataatttaaaatctgatGTTATAGCTTTTTCAGATGATAGTTGTAAGCTTGCACGTGTATCCAagcgttttaagttttttaaaatcttctttGCCGAAAAGTTGaacctatttttaaaatgttgtgGTGCTCCGTCAGAATACACGGTTGATGTACTGGTACTGGCGAAGTAATTTTTGTAAACGAAAGAATGAAGCAGTTACATTTTTCAAATCAGCGGAGATCATCACAATACTTCCATGTTAATTATCAATACCGTTTCTATAACTAAACACACGAAGGTAAGAAGAGTGGTTTTGTCATTATTCCAGTGGTAAGATAATGCCGCATCTTGTACCACAAAGCTATAATCTTCAGAAATATCACACTGAATAATGATTTTACT
Proteins encoded in this region:
- the LOC129918961 gene encoding uncharacterized protein LOC129918961, with the protein product MGFCKYFPSVVIVLMTVIQLSEGKNDTKLDAHNDTILSRKERFIAFPMGSTFSVAVCMTVGTIGNPNVNYLSLGMNWGIAYELPNITWVLEQAHGFPKKPAPAPEPVIKRRYRRDLYQKLELLMDGLKIVETYKSVDLLNFNYGTQLPTEESYLMKKNEIIPHRRSKRYIAFPEGSSFTCAVCFTVGVVGSPRINYLSYGLNWGIAYDLPNETWIIDHLHGFSNTRQPSLAVLKRRNRRSLYHSIENLIDRMGYNGRDCVLRALCESRQFFQSKKLGMIPELIRTIFSLPKTRLLTREIEEHSDIKHYNDAYFRDEDEDCELRYPCSFSLLELAMGRYSEPSEHFYGDY
- the LOC129906604 gene encoding uncharacterized protein LOC129906604, whose translation is MRNCLVVFFFFFFFSLWCIYLSVRGLKLAHSGVEVVQNTSSSSCTSSNNCNGSKVNCNSNQNLSEVEQQVHRRSKRYLFFEKGSFVSVTTAAVKSILPAIPRGFNIIVEESLYYELPTSLMLPKKNIMKPVGKTKNNLVKAPAKTNDFHKHGHKNYDFNEWNNFPNYGYPKYYHNNERNYVQHPEYDPNVKRRRLRDVGEELASLIDIDALFFQEIENFAKRLGFNGRYCVMRTLCEAKHLLFAEGQSLFHDIIRIILESSLPKIEKDPKYYKAWNIEHLMDCANLYGPHCKISFIDFFTYQIHGPSN